In Vulpes lagopus strain Blue_001 chromosome 1, ASM1834538v1, whole genome shotgun sequence, a genomic segment contains:
- the HTR1B gene encoding 5-hydroxytryptamine receptor 1B, giving the protein MEDAGTPCAPPPPAGSQTGAPPANLSSAPHNCSAEGYIYQDSIALPWKVLLVILLALLTLATTLSNAFVIATVYRTRKLHTPANYLIASLAVTDLLVSILVMPISTMYAVTGRWTLGQVVCDLWLSSDITCCTASILHLCVIALDRYWAITDAVEYSAKRTPKRAAVMIALVWVFSISISLPPFFWRQAKAEEEVSDCVVNTDHILYTVYSTVGAFYFPTLLLIALYGRIYVEARSRILKQTPSSTGKRLTRAQLITDSPGSTSSVTSANSRAPDVPSESGSPVYVNQVKVRVSDALLEKKKLMAARERKATKTLGIILGAFIVCWLPFFIISLVMPICKDACWFHLAIFDFFTWLGYLNSLINPIIYTMSNEDFKQAFHKLIRFKCTS; this is encoded by the coding sequence ATGGAAGACGCCGGCACTCCgtgcgccccgccgccgcccgcgggcTCCCAGACCGGGGCTCCTCCAGCCAACCTGTCTTCTGCTCCGCACAACTGCAGCGCCGAGGGCTACATCTACCAGGACTCCATCGCGCTGCCCTGGAAAGTGCTCCTGGTCATTCTGCTGGCACTCCTCACCTTGGCCACCACGCTCTCCAACGCCTTTGTGATCGCCACGGTGTACCGGACCCGGAAGCTGCACACCCCGGCCAACTACCTGATTGCCTCCCTGGCGGTCACCGACCTGCTCGTGTCCATCCTGGTGATGCCCATCAGCACCATGTACGCGGTCACCGGCCGCTGGACGCTGGGCCAGGTGGTCTGCGACTTGTGGCTGTCGTCGGACATCACCTGTTGCACGGCCTCCATCCTGCACCTCTGCGTCATCGCCCTGGACCGCTACTGGGCCATCACGGACGCCGTGGAGTACTCCGCCAAAAGGACTCCCAAGAGGGCCGCGGTCATGATCGCGCTCGTGTGGgtcttctccatctccatctcgCTGCCGCCCTTCTTCTGGCGTCAAGCCAAAGCGGAGGAGGAGGTGTCGGACTGCGTGGTGAACACCGACCACATCCTCTACACCGTGTACTCCACGGTGGGCGCCTTCTActtccccaccctgctcctcaTCGCCCTCTACGGCCGCATCTACGTGGAGGCCCGCTCCCGCATTCTGAAACAGACGCCCAGCAGCACCGGCAAGCGCCTGACCCGAGCCCAGCTGATAACCGACTCCCCCGGGTCCACGTCCTCGGTCACCTCCGCGAACTCGCGGGCTCCCGACGTGCCCAGCGAATCCGGGTCCCCGGTGTACGTGAACCAAGTCAAAGTGCGAGTCTCCGACGCCCTGCTGGAGAAGAAGAAACTCATGGCCGCTAGGGAGCGCAAAGCCACCAAGACCCTGGGGATCATTTTGGGAGCCTTCATCGTGTGCTGGCTGCCCTTCTTCATCATCTCCCTGGTGATGCCGATTTGCAAGGATGCCTGCTGGTTCCACCTGGCCATCTTTGACTTCTTCACGTGGCTGGGCTATCTCAACTCCCTTATCAACCCCATCATCTATACCATGTCCAATGAGGACTTCAAACAAGCATTCCATAAACTGATACGCTTTAAGTGCACAAGTTGA